From the Candidatus Methylomirabilota bacterium genome, the window TGTGGGGCGTCGCCTACCGCTGGATCAGCATCACCAACGGCGACAACGGGATCTCGATCGGCGCGCGCCCGAGCCCGCTCGGCCTGTCGCTCGCCTCGCCGGCCCACTTCTACTGGGCGACGCTCGTCGTGTTCCTCGCCGCGGTCGGCTCGATGGCGCTGCTGGTGGCCTCGCCGTTCGGGGCGAGCCTGCGCGGCACGCGCGACCAGCCGCGCCGCATGGTCGCGCTGGGCTACCACGTGTGGATGATCCGCTTCCTCGCCTTCCTGCTCTCGGGATTCTGGAGCGGGGTGGCCGGGCTGCTCTTCCTCTACTACAACCAGTTCGTGAGCCCGCAGGCGGTGGCGCTGACCGCCTCGGCCGAGGCGCTCTTGATGGTCATCTCGGGCGGCACCGGCACGCTGCTGGGGCCGGTGATCGGGGCCACCCTCGTGGTGGCCATGAAGAACGTGGCCAGCGCCTACATCGAGCGCTGGAACTTCGTGCTCGGCGCCATCTTCGTGGCGATCGTGGTGTTCATGCCGGACGGGCTGGTGCCCGGCGTGGCCCGGTTGTGGCGGCGCGCGACGGCGCGGCGGGCGACGCCGTCGATGGCGGTGGCCGGCGCGCCGGGCAAGGAGCCCGGCCGGTGACCGCCGCGCCCGCGCTGGCCGTCCAGCGCCTCACCAAGTCGTTCGGCGGGCTGCTGGTCACCGCGTCGGTCGATCTCGCCGTCGCGCCGGGCGAGCGACGGCTGATCATCGGCCCGAACGGCGCGGGCAAGACCACGCTCTTCAACCTGGTCACCGGCGAATTGCGCCCCGACGGCGGCACTGTCACGCTCTTCGGCCGCGACATCACCCGCACCCCGGGCTGGCACCGCGCCCATCTCGGCATCTCGCGCACCTACCAGATCATCACGCTCTTCCCGCGCGAGACCCTGCTGCGCAACGTCACCCTGTCGCTGCTGGGGCGCTCCCGGCTGCGCTGGAACCCGATCGCCCGGCTGGAGCGGCAGGCCGCGGTGCTCGACCGGGCGCGCGCGGCGCTGGCCCGCGTCGGCCTCGAGCATCTGGCCGCGCGGCCCCTCGCGCAGACGTCCTACGGAGAGCGCCGGCGCGTGGAGATCGCGATGGCCCTGGCCCAGGAGCCGCACGTGCTGCTGCTGGACGAGCCGTTCGCCGGGCTCTCGATCGAGGAGCGGCGCGACGTCCTCCGGCTCGTCACCGCCATTCCCCGGGATGTCACGATCGTGATGATCGAGCACGACATGGACGTGGCGCTCGACTTCGCGGAGCGGATCACCGTGCTGCACTTCGGCCAGGTGGTGGTCGAGGGCACGCGGAGCGAGGTGGTGGCGCATCCGCGGACCCGGGAGATCTACCTTGGCGAGTGAGGCGCTGCGGCTCCACGAGATCGACGCGCTCTACGGCGACAGCCACGTGCTGCACCGCGTGTCGCTGCGCCTCGGCGAGGGCCGGCTCCTCGGCCTGCTCGGCCGCAACGGGGCCGGCAAGTCCACCGCGATGAGCGTGACCGTCGGGCTCCTGCCGCCGCGACACGGCCGCGTCGAGGTCTTCGGGCGCGCGGTGACCGGCCGGCCCCCGGAGACCATCGCCGCCCAGGGAGTGGCGCTGGTGCCGCAGGGGCGGCGGATCTTCCGCAGCCTGACCGTGCGCGAGAACCTGGCGGTGGCGGGCCGGACGCCCCAGGCCGGCGCGTCCACGGGCTGGACGCTC encodes:
- a CDS encoding branched-chain amino acid ABC transporter permease encodes the protein MKRLALAAVLVVLAALPLWAGGTFYINIASQILLYAVLALGINVLVGYAGLVTLGHAGLLGIAAYSAARLLTGGHGHAVAIAGALAVTMLAAALFAALALRGTGIGFVMITLAIGQIVWGVAYRWISITNGDNGISIGARPSPLGLSLASPAHFYWATLVVFLAAVGSMALLVASPFGASLRGTRDQPRRMVALGYHVWMIRFLAFLLSGFWSGVAGLLFLYYNQFVSPQAVALTASAEALLMVISGGTGTLLGPVIGATLVVAMKNVASAYIERWNFVLGAIFVAIVVFMPDGLVPGVARLWRRATARRATPSMAVAGAPGKEPGR
- a CDS encoding ABC transporter ATP-binding protein, which gives rise to MTAAPALAVQRLTKSFGGLLVTASVDLAVAPGERRLIIGPNGAGKTTLFNLVTGELRPDGGTVTLFGRDITRTPGWHRAHLGISRTYQIITLFPRETLLRNVTLSLLGRSRLRWNPIARLERQAAVLDRARAALARVGLEHLAARPLAQTSYGERRRVEIAMALAQEPHVLLLDEPFAGLSIEERRDVLRLVTAIPRDVTIVMIEHDMDVALDFAERITVLHFGQVVVEGTRSEVVAHPRTREIYLGE